In one Bradyrhizobium cosmicum genomic region, the following are encoded:
- a CDS encoding RHS repeat protein, which yields MTTSPVDQTLLSASSFTGSIGVNTHVAYSWGGYSNLALLEEDLKYLGVTKLRDGLSTSPNSQPVMNGLAADGYKFDLIVSSSLPASGSAGLAQYLATLDSFVKAHPGSVIAVEGLNEANMQPFSYNGSADISAAAQFQATLYTAIKGDATLAGVQVYNLSLGYTDTSDYAKLGNLSAYTDYANSHAYVGTGTTTAAALTGYLSEAGSVASGKPIVITETGYSTLSSTPYLGVDQTVQAKSILNTLVDAFKGGVATTYLYELLDHGSDSSSQMGLFNADGTPKLAATAIHNLTTILADDGTGGHTPTAQLGYSLSGLPTTGSSMVLTKSNGAYDLVVWAEPKIWDDATDSEVAVATQSVTVNLGGLHHSVVVYDPMSGTAPIATYTDVSQIVLPLSDHPLIIEIDAPAKVSAPSQGVVSVSDTAADIVDQLSDLNASTTLKTITLTDTHVLPVASESTMTYIISHYAKALAAIQGGYSFSVTTSSSTWSLTKVFNSSGTLTSTTTTNFSNGVATSKVTVNADGSTDSISYKAGVVLQEVIVKTDGSKETKTFGTGGLTNDTVQNKDGSSSTTLYTNGVKTASYVNNADGSHDNTFYGITGKSYVTQTTHVNAAGKVTSDIRKHADGTFDSTQVINSDGSKVMVLYDSAGRKTTSITATSTVTTTDSFNNSGTLTKEVVQKSDGSVTTTNYNGALLTSVYIVNANGSKETKLYDAAGKLANDTVYNTNGSTSTTVYTTGVKTALYVNNADGSHDNTFYGITGKSYVTQTTHVDAAGKVTSDIRKHADGTIDSTQVTNSDGSKVTVLYDSAGRKTTSITATSTATTTDSFNTSGTLTKEIVQKTDGAVTTSNYNGPLLTSVYIVNANGSKETKLYDAAGKLANDTVYNTDSSTSTTLYTAGVKTVMYVNNKDGSHDNTYYNIAGKSYVTETFHIDASGKVTSDTRKHADGTLDYTQVTNSDGSKVTVLYDSAGRKTTSIATTSTVTTTDSFNTSGVLTKEVVQKTDGSVTTTNYNGALLVSVYIVNANGSKETKLYDSAGKLATDALINTDGSLSTTAYTAGVKSALYVTNADGSHDSTFYNITGKSYVTEAQHSTASGAVTQVVRTHADGSLDYKQVINSDGSKITDVYDSTGHKLSEVKNNADGSTVTDLYNTSGALTQEVTKFANGDASTTNYSGGNPTSMYITHTDGWKETKLFDSSGKLTNDTVYNTDGSTSSSVYSAGVKTASYVTNADGTHDNSFFNITGKSYVTEYQHTNAAGTVLSDIRLHADGTFDYTQVTNSAGTKTTDVYDSTGVKTSEVIKYADGNADLFNFAVTGKPGAIEHDSRDASGTLLKIDMQNADGTHTVTAVTAGQTVQGSANNDQFQISPGSTTVVYDHGKDTVIGFHAGTAANHDVIEISKALVADYAHLQMTQSGSNAVIQISATDSIVLQGINIQNLDHGNFLFA from the coding sequence ATGACCACGTCTCCTGTCGATCAGACTCTCCTCTCGGCAAGTTCCTTCACGGGATCCATCGGTGTCAACACTCACGTGGCCTACTCCTGGGGTGGCTACAGCAACCTCGCTCTGCTGGAAGAAGACCTCAAATATCTCGGCGTGACAAAGCTGCGCGATGGACTCTCGACGTCGCCCAACAGCCAGCCGGTGATGAACGGACTTGCGGCAGACGGCTACAAGTTCGACCTGATCGTATCGTCGAGTTTGCCCGCGAGCGGTTCGGCAGGCCTCGCGCAGTATCTGGCGACGCTCGACAGCTTCGTGAAAGCCCATCCGGGCAGCGTGATCGCCGTCGAAGGCCTGAACGAAGCCAACATGCAGCCGTTCTCGTACAACGGCAGTGCCGACATCTCGGCCGCAGCCCAGTTCCAGGCGACGCTCTACACTGCGATCAAGGGCGACGCGACGCTGGCGGGCGTGCAGGTCTACAACCTCTCGCTCGGCTACACCGACACCAGCGACTACGCCAAGCTCGGGAATCTGTCCGCTTACACCGACTACGCGAACTCGCACGCCTATGTCGGAACCGGCACCACAACCGCAGCCGCGCTCACCGGATATCTCAGTGAAGCAGGCTCGGTCGCTTCCGGAAAGCCGATCGTCATCACCGAGACCGGCTACAGCACCCTGAGCAGCACCCCCTATCTCGGCGTCGATCAGACCGTGCAGGCGAAGTCGATCCTCAATACGCTGGTGGATGCCTTCAAGGGCGGCGTCGCCACCACCTATCTCTACGAGCTGCTCGATCACGGCAGCGACTCCAGCTCCCAGATGGGCTTGTTCAACGCCGACGGCACCCCCAAGCTGGCGGCAACCGCGATCCACAATCTGACGACCATCCTCGCCGACGACGGTACCGGCGGTCACACGCCGACCGCGCAACTCGGTTACTCGCTGTCCGGTCTGCCCACCACGGGCAGCAGCATGGTCCTCACCAAAAGCAATGGTGCCTATGACCTCGTGGTCTGGGCGGAACCGAAGATCTGGGACGATGCTACCGACAGCGAGGTCGCAGTCGCGACCCAATCGGTCACGGTGAACCTCGGCGGCCTGCATCATTCCGTCGTCGTCTACGATCCAATGAGCGGCACGGCGCCGATCGCAACCTACACCGATGTCAGCCAGATCGTCCTGCCGCTCAGCGATCATCCGCTGATCATCGAGATCGATGCACCCGCGAAGGTCTCGGCTCCTTCCCAGGGAGTCGTCAGTGTCAGTGACACCGCGGCCGACATCGTCGATCAGCTGTCCGATCTCAACGCCTCGACCACGCTCAAGACGATCACCCTGACGGACACGCACGTTCTTCCCGTCGCCTCCGAATCGACGATGACCTACATCATCTCGCACTATGCGAAGGCGCTGGCGGCAATCCAGGGCGGCTATTCGTTCTCCGTCACGACCTCGAGCAGCACCTGGAGTCTGACCAAGGTCTTCAATTCCTCAGGCACCCTGACCTCGACCACGACGACCAATTTCAGCAATGGCGTTGCCACCAGCAAGGTCACGGTCAACGCTGACGGATCGACTGACAGCATCAGCTACAAGGCCGGCGTCGTCCTCCAAGAGGTCATCGTCAAGACCGATGGCTCCAAGGAAACGAAGACTTTCGGAACCGGCGGTCTGACTAACGACACGGTCCAGAACAAGGACGGGTCCTCCTCGACCACGCTCTATACCAATGGAGTCAAGACGGCTTCCTACGTCAACAATGCCGACGGAAGCCACGACAACACGTTCTACGGCATCACCGGAAAGTCCTACGTCACCCAAACGACGCACGTCAACGCCGCGGGCAAGGTGACATCGGACATCCGCAAGCACGCCGACGGCACGTTCGACTCGACCCAGGTTATCAACAGCGACGGCAGCAAGGTCATGGTGCTGTACGATTCCGCAGGCCGTAAGACCACTTCGATCACAGCGACCTCGACCGTCACGACGACCGACAGCTTCAACAACTCCGGAACGCTCACCAAGGAGGTCGTGCAGAAATCCGACGGGTCCGTCACGACCACGAACTACAATGGCGCGCTGCTGACGTCGGTGTACATTGTCAACGCCAACGGATCGAAGGAAACCAAACTCTACGACGCGGCCGGGAAACTCGCCAACGACACCGTCTACAACACCAACGGATCGACCTCGACGACCGTCTATACCACCGGGGTCAAGACCGCGCTCTATGTCAACAACGCCGACGGCAGCCACGACAACACATTCTACGGCATCACCGGAAAGTCCTACGTCACCCAAACGACGCACGTCGACGCCGCGGGCAAGGTTACATCGGACATCCGCAAGCACGCCGACGGCACGATCGACTCCACCCAGGTGACCAACAGCGACGGCAGCAAGGTCACGGTGCTGTACGATTCCGCAGGCCGCAAGACCACTTCGATCACGGCGACCTCGACGGCCACGACGACCGACAGCTTCAACACCTCGGGCACGCTCACGAAGGAAATCGTTCAGAAGACCGACGGGGCCGTCACGACCTCGAACTACAATGGCCCGCTTTTGACGTCGGTGTACATCGTCAACGCCAACGGATCGAAGGAAACCAAGCTCTACGACGCGGCCGGAAAGCTTGCCAACGATACCGTCTACAACACCGACAGCTCGACGTCGACGACCCTTTATACCGCCGGCGTGAAGACCGTGATGTACGTCAACAACAAGGACGGCAGCCACGACAACACCTATTACAACATCGCCGGCAAGAGCTATGTCACGGAGACGTTCCATATCGACGCCTCCGGCAAGGTGACCTCGGACACCCGCAAGCACGCCGACGGCACGCTCGACTACACCCAGGTGACCAACAGCGACGGCAGCAAGGTCACGGTGCTGTATGACTCCGCCGGACGCAAGACGACCTCGATCGCAACGACATCGACGGTCACGACGACCGACAGCTTCAACACCTCGGGCGTGCTCACGAAGGAAGTCGTTCAGAAGACCGACGGCTCGGTGACCACCACGAATTACAACGGAGCGCTGCTCGTATCGGTCTATATCGTCAATGCCAACGGCTCGAAGGAAACCAAGCTCTACGATAGCGCCGGCAAGCTCGCGACCGATGCCCTGATCAACACGGACGGATCGTTGTCAACCACCGCCTATACCGCCGGGGTCAAGTCTGCTCTCTATGTCACCAATGCCGACGGCAGCCATGACAGCACCTTCTACAACATCACCGGGAAATCGTACGTCACGGAAGCGCAGCACAGCACCGCCTCCGGGGCCGTGACCCAGGTCGTCCGAACCCATGCCGACGGCTCTCTCGACTACAAGCAGGTGATCAACAGCGATGGCAGCAAGATCACCGACGTGTACGACAGCACCGGTCACAAGCTTAGCGAGGTGAAAAACAACGCCGACGGTTCGACCGTGACCGACCTCTACAACACGTCGGGTGCCCTCACGCAGGAAGTGACCAAATTTGCCAACGGCGACGCGTCGACGACGAACTATTCGGGCGGCAACCCGACGTCGATGTACATCACTCACACCGACGGCTGGAAGGAAACTAAGCTGTTCGACTCCAGCGGCAAGCTCACCAACGACACCGTCTACAACACGGACGGCTCGACGTCGTCGTCGGTGTATTCGGCCGGCGTCAAGACCGCAAGCTACGTCACCAACGCCGACGGCACTCACGACAACTCGTTCTTCAACATCACCGGCAAGAGCTACGTCACCGAGTATCAGCACACCAATGCGGCCGGAACGGTGCTTTCGGACATCAGGCTGCATGCCGACGGCACGTTCGACTACACCCAGGTGACCAATAGCGCCGGCACCAAGACCACCGACGTGTACGACAGCACCGGCGTGAAGACGTCGGAGGTGATCAAGTATGCGGACGGTAACGCCGACCTGTTCAACTTCGCCGTGACGGGCAAGCCAGGCGCGATCGAGCACGACAGCCGCGACGCCAGCGGCACGCTGCTCAAGATCGACATGCAGAACGCCGACGGAACTCACACCGTCACAGCTGTGACCGCCGGCCAGACGGTCCAAGGATCCGCCAACAACGACCAGTTCCAGATATCGCCCGGATCGACCACGGTCGTCTACGATCACGGTAAGGACACGGTCATCGGTTTCCACGCAGGAACGGCGGCGAACCACGATGTGATCGAGATCTCGAAGGCCTTGGTTGCAGACTACGCTCACCTGCAAATGACGCAGAGCGGCTCGAACGCCGTCATCCAGATTTCGGCGACCGACTCGATCGTACTGCAGGGGATCAACATCCAGAACCTCGACCACGGCAACTTCCTGTTCGCGTAA
- a CDS encoding acyltransferase family protein, producing MAREVHQEKEHVLSLDSVRGIAAVTVVVHHVILMPTFLAAFSSPSWVDCSFFRSGGFLVDLFFVLSGMVMSMSYVQSDFGRFSLREFMVRRFARIYPLHFVMLIALLLFRLLRIGLLSLGVIAAVPVAFEVNNAYSFILNVFLLHSLGFLDYLNWNAPSWSISVEFYTYLVFGLIVLGAQRLGSLRWLYVSAAVFAVVSWLTLAAWIRLKEIDTQADFGLLRCFTSFFLGVLTVKAVSYVPRTMSSMAKGAFQFAALLVVVVNVCVIESWPWLSYLVPLTFAVFLGALLAFPDAAVLPRLLATKTLVWAGKRSYSIYMVHAFVILLAEYGIRALGHRPINWLDTIYPGLAATLNLVVLIAAVLALSDLTYRWVEIPGGKLIKRWLQDDRSFAVAPATVPAEVNASPRLEAR from the coding sequence TTGGCGAGAGAAGTTCACCAAGAAAAAGAACATGTGCTGTCGCTGGATAGCGTCCGCGGTATAGCTGCGGTCACCGTCGTTGTGCACCACGTGATACTCATGCCTACCTTTCTCGCCGCTTTCAGTTCGCCTTCGTGGGTCGACTGCTCTTTTTTCAGGAGCGGCGGGTTTCTCGTCGATCTCTTTTTCGTTCTCAGCGGCATGGTGATGTCGATGAGCTACGTGCAATCGGATTTTGGGCGGTTCTCCCTCCGCGAATTCATGGTGCGTCGGTTTGCCCGCATCTATCCACTTCACTTTGTCATGCTGATCGCTCTGCTTCTCTTCCGTTTGTTGCGAATTGGCCTCTTGAGTCTCGGCGTCATCGCTGCCGTGCCGGTCGCGTTCGAGGTCAACAATGCCTATTCCTTCATTCTGAACGTATTCTTGCTGCACTCCCTCGGCTTCCTCGACTACCTGAACTGGAATGCGCCGAGCTGGAGCATCAGCGTGGAGTTTTACACGTATCTGGTGTTCGGGTTGATTGTGCTCGGTGCGCAGCGACTTGGTTCGCTACGATGGTTGTATGTCTCGGCGGCCGTGTTTGCTGTCGTGAGTTGGTTGACGCTGGCGGCGTGGATCCGTTTGAAGGAAATAGACACTCAGGCCGATTTTGGCTTGCTGCGCTGCTTCACAAGTTTCTTTCTCGGCGTATTGACTGTGAAGGCGGTGTCTTACGTGCCGCGCACAATGAGTTCGATGGCTAAAGGCGCGTTCCAATTCGCCGCGTTGCTTGTCGTTGTCGTGAACGTCTGCGTCATCGAGTCTTGGCCTTGGCTCAGCTATCTTGTGCCGTTGACATTTGCGGTGTTCCTGGGAGCTCTTCTGGCGTTTCCAGACGCCGCCGTCTTGCCTCGGCTGCTAGCGACGAAGACTCTGGTATGGGCCGGCAAACGTTCCTATTCGATCTACATGGTGCATGCTTTTGTCATCTTGCTGGCTGAATATGGCATCAGGGCACTTGGACATCGGCCGATCAACTGGCTCGACACGATCTATCCCGGTCTTGCTGCTACGCTAAATCTTGTGGTCCTGATTGCGGCCGTCCTTGCGCTGTCTGACCTGACCTATCGCTGGGTCGAGATTCCCGGCGGCAAGCTGATCAAGCGCTGGCTGCAAGACGATCGTTCTTTCGCCGTTGCGCCGGCAACAGTTCCAGCCGAGGTCAACGCCAGTCCTCGCCTGGAAGCGCGGTAG
- a CDS encoding acyltransferase family protein, with translation MVVIYHTSVIFRVPTYWGSTPFGDVPRFLDSGVDFFFVLSGFIILNAHSGDIGAPTCLANFIWRRFVRIYPLYWAVFCAVLVPLLMTKSSIGFERIVREFFLLPTSGMVTDPKIVVVSWTLCFEIAFYAVFGLAIYNRTLGIVIGSLWGLAAIYSLGELNPFRWTILSSPYPFLFLIGMLVQRVWSSGKFGLPLLPTFLLGVFVFAVAAVNRVNLLGLPPALMQWLYGAGAGLMILAAVETERQGKLGFPQWLTRLGDASYSLYLVHFTILSMLAKLIVATGFLKGLPLQVIFFAMVVATVAVGLAVHAFVEKPLLKWCTGSRKPMRTENPPGHGSRIQP, from the coding sequence ATGGTCGTGATCTATCACACGTCCGTCATCTTCCGTGTGCCGACTTATTGGGGATCAACTCCTTTTGGAGATGTGCCGAGGTTCCTCGATTCGGGCGTGGACTTTTTCTTCGTCCTGAGCGGGTTCATCATTTTGAACGCGCATTCCGGCGATATTGGCGCACCCACGTGCCTGGCAAATTTCATATGGCGGCGATTTGTACGCATCTACCCGCTCTATTGGGCGGTTTTCTGCGCGGTTCTGGTTCCCCTCCTGATGACCAAGTCCAGTATCGGCTTCGAGCGTATCGTGCGCGAATTCTTCCTGCTTCCGACTTCGGGAATGGTGACCGATCCAAAGATCGTTGTGGTCTCGTGGACGCTTTGCTTTGAGATCGCCTTTTATGCGGTATTCGGTCTTGCAATCTACAATCGAACCCTTGGCATCGTGATCGGCTCGCTATGGGGCCTGGCAGCAATCTATTCCCTTGGCGAGTTGAATCCTTTCCGATGGACGATTCTCAGCTCGCCTTATCCTTTTCTTTTCCTGATCGGGATGCTTGTCCAGCGTGTCTGGAGTTCCGGCAAGTTCGGCCTGCCGCTGTTGCCGACGTTCCTCCTTGGCGTATTTGTTTTTGCCGTCGCTGCGGTCAATCGGGTTAATTTACTCGGGTTGCCGCCCGCACTGATGCAGTGGTTGTATGGAGCCGGAGCGGGGCTGATGATACTTGCGGCGGTGGAGACGGAGCGTCAGGGGAAGCTCGGGTTTCCGCAGTGGCTGACGCGCCTTGGCGACGCCTCCTACAGCCTCTATCTGGTTCATTTCACGATACTGTCGATGCTGGCGAAACTGATTGTGGCAACCGGTTTCCTGAAGGGATTGCCGTTGCAGGTCATCTTCTTCGCAATGGTTGTCGCGACCGTTGCCGTCGGATTGGCCGTGCATGCGTTCGTTGAGAAGCCGCTGCTCAAATGGTGCACCGGGTCTCGCAAGCCGATGCGAACGGAGAACCCCCCCGGTCATGGATCGCGAATACAACCGTGA
- a CDS encoding IS5 family transposase (programmed frameshift) — MAKQVRWLSDEEWARIEPLLPRGRKGAHRVDDRRVISGIVHMLKSGVRWRDCTPEFGPYTTVYNRFNRWSRQGLWLQMFEALTGHNGIFDGAAIDATHVKAHRSAAGAKGGPSQAIGRSRGGRTTKIHGQVDDRGRPRVLLLSAGNINDISMAEALIKAAGPFRRLLADKGYDANHLRRRLAERGTEAVIPSTTSRRTPIPYDTIAYKDRNRVERMWCRLKDFRRVATRYDKLAANYLSGVLIAAACAYWLN; from the exons ATGGCGAAGCAGGTTCGGTGGCTTAGCGATGAGGAGTGGGCTCGGATCGAGCCGCTGCTGCCGCGAGGGCGCAAAGGCGCGCATCGGGTGGACGACCGCCGAGTGATCTCCGGGATCGTGCACATGTTGAAGAGCGGGGTGCGATGGCGCGATTGCACCCCGGAGTTTGGGCCTTACACGACGGTCTATAATCGCTTCAACCGCTGGAGCCGGCAGGGTCTGTGGCTGCAGATGTTCGAAGCTCTGACAGGGCATAACGGCATCTTTGACGGGGCGGCGATCGACGCCACCCACGTCAAAGCCCACCGCTCCGCCGCCGGCGCAAAAGGGGGGCCTTCG CAAGCGATAGGCCGCTCGCGTGGCGGCCGGACGACCAAGATTCACGGCCAGGTCGATGATCGCGGCAGGCCTCGCGTCCTTCTGCTCAGCGCCGGAAACATCAACGACATCAGCATGGCTGAGGCCCTCATCAAAGCCGCAGGCCCTTTCCGAAGGCTGCTGGCCGACAAGGGGTATGACGCAAATCACCTGCGTCGCCGCCTCGCCGAACGCGGCACCGAGGCCGTCATCCCCTCAACAACATCGCGCCGCACCCCAATCCCCTACGACACCATCGCATATAAGGATCGCAATCGTGTCGAGCGCATGTGGTGCAGGCTTAAGGACTTCAGACGCGTCGCAACCCGATACGACAAGCTCGCCGCAAACTACCTCTCAGGCGTCTTGATCGCAGCAGCTTGCGCTTACTGGCTCAATTGA
- a CDS encoding acyltransferase family protein, which yields MHKRLAFIDTLRGIAVLCVLIQHVLEQIVLTGQTGAYEGVLHGLIGYYFNFGRYGVVLFFFVSGFVVPYSFPNSTAPVRDFAVSRFFRLYPMYWLSIVLALAILPRTEAKVFPAWQVLVNLTMFQNLLGLPNMVVAHWTLAIELIFYIGCVVLFAAGLLRRSTAVFGIVVLISCAGILLPMLFEQRIVSRLLEVALNIDAMLIGKITRDTLIGRKLRWWHVAVSLGLYCVFAMVIFKRLYGGDYEGNFFHSYSIASAYILAGFTFVVFASYGDRLASRSLTFVGMISYSVYLMQVYVLTLAEHYLGVGGNLPHWMVFAAVVFSVTLLVSWVSYYAIEKPAVAYGRSYRSRRNADVEVMSVPERGTA from the coding sequence ATGCACAAACGCCTTGCGTTCATTGACACGTTGCGCGGGATTGCCGTTCTCTGTGTGCTGATCCAGCACGTGCTGGAGCAGATCGTGCTCACGGGGCAGACCGGCGCCTATGAGGGCGTGCTGCACGGCTTGATCGGGTACTATTTCAACTTCGGTCGCTATGGCGTCGTGCTCTTCTTCTTCGTCAGCGGCTTCGTCGTGCCCTATAGCTTTCCCAACAGCACCGCGCCGGTGCGGGATTTCGCGGTGAGCCGCTTCTTCCGGCTCTATCCCATGTATTGGCTGTCCATCGTCCTTGCGCTCGCGATCCTGCCCAGGACGGAGGCGAAGGTCTTTCCGGCATGGCAGGTGCTGGTCAATCTGACGATGTTCCAAAATCTGCTTGGGTTGCCCAACATGGTGGTGGCGCACTGGACGCTCGCGATCGAGTTGATCTTCTATATCGGTTGCGTCGTGCTTTTCGCCGCGGGCCTGCTCCGTCGCAGCACAGCCGTTTTCGGGATCGTGGTCCTGATCTCGTGTGCCGGCATCCTTCTGCCGATGCTGTTCGAGCAGCGGATCGTGTCGCGCTTGCTGGAGGTCGCGCTAAATATCGATGCGATGCTGATCGGCAAGATCACCCGTGACACGTTGATTGGGCGGAAGCTGCGGTGGTGGCACGTGGCGGTGTCTCTCGGCCTCTACTGCGTGTTTGCGATGGTGATTTTCAAGCGCCTGTACGGCGGAGATTACGAAGGCAATTTCTTCCACAGCTATTCGATCGCATCGGCCTATATCCTGGCGGGATTCACCTTCGTCGTTTTTGCGAGCTACGGTGATCGGCTTGCATCGCGTAGCCTCACCTTCGTCGGGATGATCAGTTATTCGGTGTATCTGATGCAGGTCTACGTGCTGACCCTGGCGGAGCACTATCTGGGTGTCGGTGGCAACCTGCCGCATTGGATGGTCTTTGCGGCCGTTGTCTTCTCGGTCACGCTCCTGGTCTCCTGGGTCAGTTATTACGCCATCGAGAAGCCCGCCGTCGCTTATGGTCGAAGCTATCGCTCGCGACGAAACGCCGACGTCGAGGTCATGTCGGTGCCGGAGCGGGGTACTGCATGA
- a CDS encoding transglutaminase-like cysteine peptidase produces MSWIFRSFLAAGIACAAGAAKADTIVEAPSTVVAGSFISEYDNALAPLQFVKFCMNYRTECDPEAASEQHALPSGEQARDMLREVNRAVNDAITPMQKSTSPLLARWTVSPDAGDCNDYAVTKRHRLIEMGWPKSALRLAVVLAGGGQGHLVLVARLSDGDMVLDNLASAVRPWNAAGYQWISMQSGSNPRYWVAVGEHGQHLRASRLASLRTPS; encoded by the coding sequence ATGAGCTGGATTTTTAGATCTTTCCTGGCGGCCGGGATCGCCTGCGCCGCTGGTGCTGCCAAGGCCGACACGATCGTCGAGGCCCCCTCCACGGTTGTGGCGGGCTCCTTCATCAGCGAATACGATAACGCGCTCGCGCCGCTGCAGTTTGTCAAATTCTGCATGAACTACCGCACCGAGTGCGACCCCGAGGCTGCCTCGGAGCAGCACGCGCTGCCCTCGGGCGAGCAGGCGCGGGACATGCTTCGCGAGGTCAATCGCGCAGTGAACGATGCCATCACCCCGATGCAGAAATCGACCAGCCCGCTGCTCGCGCGCTGGACGGTGTCGCCCGACGCCGGCGACTGCAACGACTACGCGGTGACCAAGCGGCATCGCCTGATCGAAATGGGCTGGCCGAAGTCGGCATTGCGACTTGCAGTTGTCCTCGCGGGCGGAGGACAAGGCCATCTCGTGCTGGTGGCCCGGTTGAGCGATGGAGACATGGTGCTCGACAACCTAGCCTCCGCCGTTCGCCCCTGGAACGCCGCCGGTTATCAGTGGATCTCGATGCAGTCCGGCAGCAACCCGCGCTATTGGGTGGCTGTTGGCGAGCATGGCCAGCATCTACGTGCCAGCCGCCTCGCCTCGCTGCGGACGCCCTCCTAA
- a CDS encoding O-antigen ligase family protein, translated as MTKSSLRSVHFSWSSHFRNRRIDALSSVVATSRSGGDVDTIGECQLNTVSKMMALAVFVLAPLPLGSTDQIWICVWSALIAASLVTANLDGVVREDVRLLTPLLGTLAVVAAIIIVQQWRDQPFAPGNPVWQISSKWLGSQASHRISTTVNGPWLAAGYPLLLATVFIRAFLISTDASSARRLLLILAWAGCAYAIYGALAEVSDPNGLLSRRKEAYLGYATGTFVNRNTAAVFWGSSAVLFLVPLLRMAHRRDRPDKPPSPRFADRVLHYSSSPTALGAGFVICLIATAMTGSRAGLLLSIFALLQACWLYLAPLPLGKMRRWGLVGATAVAALLILQTVGGAVAGRIGTYGLIDEQRFSAYRVSFAIIRDHPLLGVGWGNFETAFPAYRTAELGSLGVWDRAHSTPLELAVELGLPAASLIVLCCLWYVYLLLRSSLRRKRDRYIPIVGVSVAALGLVHSCIDFSLQIPGFGVFFAAIAGCGLAQSLTSELRKEHGKFE; from the coding sequence TTGACAAAATCGAGTCTGCGATCAGTACATTTTTCCTGGTCCAGCCACTTCCGGAACCGCCGAATTGATGCTTTATCGAGCGTTGTTGCGACAAGCCGTTCCGGCGGCGACGTCGATACCATTGGGGAATGCCAACTGAACACCGTCTCCAAGATGATGGCGCTTGCAGTCTTCGTGTTGGCGCCCCTGCCGCTTGGGTCCACCGACCAGATCTGGATCTGCGTCTGGTCCGCGCTGATCGCGGCAAGCCTCGTCACGGCGAATCTCGACGGCGTCGTCCGTGAGGATGTGCGACTATTGACGCCGCTGCTCGGAACGCTCGCGGTGGTTGCAGCGATCATCATCGTCCAGCAATGGCGGGACCAGCCTTTTGCACCTGGCAATCCGGTCTGGCAAATCTCTTCGAAATGGCTCGGATCGCAGGCTTCCCATCGCATATCAACGACGGTCAACGGCCCATGGCTTGCAGCGGGCTATCCGCTCCTCCTCGCGACGGTCTTCATTCGCGCGTTCCTGATCTCAACCGACGCGAGCAGTGCTCGCCGTCTCCTCCTGATCCTCGCCTGGGCCGGGTGTGCCTACGCCATCTACGGAGCCCTGGCTGAAGTCAGCGACCCCAATGGACTGTTGTCGAGACGCAAGGAAGCGTATCTCGGCTATGCTACCGGCACATTCGTCAACCGCAATACGGCCGCGGTGTTCTGGGGCAGCAGTGCCGTGCTGTTTCTGGTCCCGTTGCTGCGTATGGCGCACCGCCGTGACCGTCCTGACAAGCCGCCATCGCCTCGATTCGCGGATCGCGTCCTACATTATTCGTCCTCGCCGACAGCGCTCGGCGCCGGTTTTGTCATCTGCCTGATCGCGACTGCTATGACCGGCTCTCGCGCAGGGCTATTGCTGTCGATCTTTGCGCTCCTGCAGGCCTGCTGGCTTTATCTTGCGCCATTGCCGCTCGGCAAAATGCGGAGATGGGGGCTTGTCGGAGCCACAGCTGTCGCGGCGCTGCTGATCCTCCAGACTGTTGGGGGCGCCGTTGCCGGACGAATAGGCACTTATGGCCTAATCGACGAGCAAAGGTTCAGCGCTTATCGAGTAAGCTTTGCTATCATCCGCGACCATCCACTGCTCGGTGTCGGCTGGGGCAACTTCGAAACGGCGTTCCCGGCCTATCGGACCGCGGAGCTCGGCAGTCTCGGTGTGTGGGATCGCGCCCATTCGACCCCCTTGGAGCTCGCGGTGGAGCTTGGCCTGCCTGCTGCAAGCCTCATCGTGTTATGCTGCCTCTGGTATGTTTACCTATTGTTAAGAAGCAGCTTGCGGCGAAAGCGTGATCGCTACATACCGATTGTCGGCGTCAGCGTGGCGGCGCTCGGGCTGGTCCATAGCTGCATCGATTTTTCGTTGCAGATACCCGGCTTCGGGGTCTTTTTTGCTGCTATTGCTGGTTGCGGGCTTGCCCAGTCGCTTACGTCCGAACTGCGGAAAGAACATGGCAAGTTTGAATAG